The following are encoded in a window of Platichthys flesus chromosome 19, fPlaFle2.1, whole genome shotgun sequence genomic DNA:
- the LOC133974640 gene encoding uncharacterized protein LOC133974640, whose translation MRMCKKMKMPGVCFCVVCHKKIVYGSNGKKVLSRHQSEASHKANVRALRHTSSLPGAAVTTTEVGPSMADRVCTQKVRICSFIAEHDLSLTISQPLVNLIRSVAEDQSTLSRLSLCNAHASYLCTHGIAAYCKTELSMTLQTKMFSLNADEATNVNMDKILNVLVRFFDEDLGKVVTQHFGSRKVNIADASTLKNAIEEILNSYNLNWDQVMSVLLDNCSVMRGKRSGVETQIRKENDALLDISGDTVHMVSNSAKALLNPLKSCVEEFCTDVYYDIEKFPKQKELFGEFQSLLHMKNKSLIRPISSRFLQMLEVCNRIRELVDPLIAHYFSFLSPHDQRKYRLPINQVLQKHGVTAEEKARMGVLHQQLAKSTKGQTDVNSDRKTIICVLFTEFSKLTAIIDLYRGILPSFQVFLKKLQYEKPMLHVLHVEMVLLVRDVLSKFMKPDAIPLDVKSLINLDIQNKDLQYPDKLLSVGKFSHCVVNKARVEKKPWVKELYTSLREGYIKAAAFLIKNLPLSNVIISSLSALSPSLIQDQNVLTAFSTWPRLCQMSSPLMNWASWMKR comes from the exons ATGCGAATgtgcaaaaaaatgaaaatgccagGAGTTTGCTTTTGTGTGGTGTGCCATAAAAAAATAGTGTATGGGAGCAATGGCAAGAAAGTCCTTTCACGCCATCAGTCTGAAGCTAGCCATAAGGCTAATGTTAGAGCTCTTCGGCACACATCATCATTGCCTGGTGCTGCAGTCACCACAACAGAAGTAGGTCCCTCCATGGCTGATCGTGTCTGCACGCAGAAAGTGCGAATTTGCTCTTTCATAGCAGAGCATGACCTGTCCCTGACCATATCACAGCCCCTTGTCAACCTGATTCGATCAGTTGCAGAAGACCAGAGCACACTCTCCAGGCTGTCATTGTGCAACGCACACGCCTCCTACTTGTGCACACATGGCATTGCAGCCTATTGCAAAACAGAGTTGTCCATGACGCTACAAACAAAGATGTTCTCTTTGAATGCAGATGAGGCAACTAATGTTAATATGGACAAGATTTTAAATGTGCTTGTACGGTTCTTTGATGAGGATTTGGGTAAAGTTGTGACCCAGCATTTTGGATCAAGGAAAGTCAACATTGCAGATGCCTCAACCCTCAAAAATGCAATCGAAGAAATCCTCAACTCATACAATTTGAACTGGGATCAGGTCATGTCTGTTTTGCTTGACAACTGCAGCGTCATGAGAGGAAAGCGATCTGGAGTGGAGACCCAGATCAGGAAAGAAAACGATGCACTCCTTGACATCAGTGGAGACACGGTGCATATGGTGTCAAATTCTGCCAAGGCCCTTTTGAATCCATTAAAGAGTTGTGTTGAAGAATTCTGTACGGATGTGTATTATGACATTGAAAAGTTTCCAAAGCAGAAGGAGCTGTTTGGAGAGTTTCAATCTCTTCTACACATGAAGAACAAGAGCCTGATCCGCCCCATCAGCAGCAGGTTCCTTCAGATGCTGGAGGTGTGCAACAGGATAAGGGAGCTAGTGGATCCACTGATTGCACACTATTTCAGCTTCCTGTCACCCCATGATCAGCGCAAATACAG ATTGCCCATCAACCAGGTTCTGCAGAAGCATGGGGTTACAGCTGAGGAAAAGGCTAGGATGGGTGTACTACATCAACAACTTGCCAAATCAACAAAGGGTCAAACCGATGTAAATAGTGACAGGAAGACAATAATCTGTGTACTTTTCACAGAGTTCAGTAAGCTCACAGCCATTATAGACCTATACAGAGGTATACTCCCATCCTTCCAGGTCTTCCTCAAAAAACTGCAGTATGAAAAGCCTATGCTTCATGTTCTGCATGTCGAAATGGTGCTGCTGGTGAGAGACGTTCTCTCCAAGTTTATGAAGCCCGATGCCATCCCTTTGGATGTGAAGAGCTTGATTAATCTGGATATACAGAACAAAGACCTGCAGTATCCAGATAAATTGTTGTCGGTTGGGAAATTCAGCCATTGTGTAGTCAACAAGGCCAGAGTGGAGAAGAAACCTTGGGTGAAGGAGTTATACACCTCACTCAGAGAGGGCTACATCAAGGCAGCTGCATTCCTGATAAAAAACCTCCCCTTGAGCAACGTCatcatttcctctttgtctgcACTGTCACCTTCGTTGATCCAGGACCAAAACGTGCTTACTGCATTTAGCACTTGGCCAAGGCTCTGCCAAATGTCATCACCACTAATGAACTGGGCGAGCTGGATGAAGAGGTGA
- the LOC133974641 gene encoding uncharacterized protein LOC133974641: protein MIPCSFCGQSLHTLKGYVLHCKLHRNEPCCLFKCIGDGCKQTFCRYGAFKAHFYRRHNISAPARTASFTVNVTPYECGMALCERKFQNNKDLIAHLKEHIVEGHAVTCPVTGCIRIFKVKSSFTAHMSRKHNFFSDSTISNLNTESQSSSAKNESDDNCPQVFEAGADIGTDPCDTDVSENFCDLFLRNVSLFYLKLQGQFLLPVSTIQNIVEEMQNIHELGQGYILRKLTSLLKNDTMLSDEDITKVCESVRGSDLFSACHTGPMRMAYSHAQSLKNKFNYVEPKKMLLGRDENRTDRFAYYVPVRETLKCLLESDLCQICLSGQPSSEPSSDILGDISDGQIFKSNDFFVQNPSSLKLVLYQDVFEVVNPLGSAKTRHKVLAVYVSVANLPLHVRSDTDHMALILLCREKDFKAFGHAKVFSELLEDLKELEENRIVVSNGTVVKGSIAGDNVGSHCIGGFTENFSCAQYFCR from the coding sequence ATGATCCCTTGTAGTTTCTGTGGCCAGTCGCTTCACACATTAAAGGGTTATGTACTCCATTGCAAACTTCACAGAAATGAACCGTGTTGCTTATTTAAGTGCATTGGAGATGGCTGCAAGCAGACATTTTGTCGCTATGGAGCGTTTAAGGCCCATTTTTACCGGAGGCATAATATATCTGCTCCTGCCAGAACTGCTTCTTTTACTGTCAACGTTACCCCTTATGAATGCGGAATGGCGCTGTGTGAACGCaagtttcaaaataataaagatttaatTGCTCATTTGAAGGAGCATATTGTGGAGGGACATGCCGTGACATGTCCAGTGACAGGATGCATAAGAATTTTCAAAGTGAAATCTTCATTTACTGCCCACATGTCACggaaacacaattttttttcagaCAGTACCATCAGTAATTTAAATACAGAGTCTCAGTCATCATCTGCTAAAAATGAATCGGATGACAATTGCCCTCAGGTATTTGAGGCAGGTGCAGACATTGGCACAGATCCTTGTGACACGGATGTCTCAGAAAATTTCTGTGATCTTTTTCTTAGAAACGTCAGTTTATTCTACTTGAAATTGCAGGGGCAGTTTCTATTACCTGTTTCCACTATACAGAACATTGTTGAGGAGATGCAAAACATCCATGAGTTGGGTCAGGGATATATTTTGAGAAAACTCACTTCACTGCTTAAAAATGACACAATGTTATCAGATGAAGACATCACCAAAGTTTGTGAGTCTGTCAGGGGTTCTGATCTTTTCTCTGCTTGTCATACAGGGCCAATGAGGATGGCATACTCGCATGCCCAGTCTctcaaaaataaattcaactATGTGGAGCCTAAGAAAATGCTTTTAGGAAGAGATGAGAACAGGACAGATAGGTTTGCCTATTATGTGCCTGTGAGAGAAACTTTGAAATGTTTGCTAGAATCTGATCTGTGCCAGATATGTTTATCAGGACAGCCATCAAGTGAGCCTTCCTCAGATATTCTAGGTGACATCAGTGATGGTCAGATATTTAAATCCAATGACTTTTTTGTTCAAAATCCATCAAGTCTCAAGCTAGTACTATACCAGGATGTCTTTGAAGTTGTAAACCCGTTAGGCTCTGCAAAGACACGGCATAAAGTATTAGCTGTTTATGTATCTGTTGCTaaccttcctcttcatgtccgTTCAGACACAGACCACATGGCACTGATTTTATTGTGCAGAGAGAAAGATTTCAAAGCATTTGGACATGCAAAGGTGTTCTCTGAATTATTAGAAGACTTGAAGGAATTGGAGGAGAATAGAATTGTAGTTTCAAATGGAACAGTTGTCAAAGGAAGCATTGCTGGAGATAATGTAGGCTCACATTGCATCGGTGGCTTCACTGAGAATTTCAGTTGCGCACAATATTTCTGCAGGTAG